From Sardina pilchardus chromosome 9, fSarPil1.1, whole genome shotgun sequence, a single genomic window includes:
- the LOC134092040 gene encoding uncharacterized protein LOC134092040: MTHVSYNITNVLSAYLTHCSDKDQTYAWLQSQIDDLISDYKDRLAVQVPPARFKRDLFADVTSLFGSANSIANSYKITGQSQYSSWLANQVANGFQHLTNSNENIIKAVKSEAQALLTVSHSFFNQTRTLEHDLACRTYARDLFATAKQEILDLRLQKTPRHVLSDLIEILDLHRWSTSEKMKDINYSELLSTLMMYTGTECAKCIGFFVTFPLIHPEQVFPNSTTIRSIGVVVKDQVIKWDHLTGYMTLGNTETLFTSRTCCHETSNYVICTCNTLKPFSQNDSKIISVQSLHGHSDAIQVSHTQWCVTSEMNSFSYGGLTCPSNHSFCLEVTEDFSMGQINILGRVPLDLDLSPWWDDTFYEQGTQALTDTMSLVERTVRDTNYHITQAQVQANLAKKTAEILSSSSTRSAQYAYTWWDWVFRACVLASILTFTATLVQCCYMRCAIRSLRRATHTALVLSPLQLPGPHRLK; this comes from the coding sequence ATGACACATGTTAGTTATAATATCACAAATGTTTTATCTGCTTATCTAACCCACTGTAGCGATAAAGATCAAACATATGCATGGCTACAGTCACAGATTGATGATTTAATCTCTGATTACAAAGACAGACTCGCTGTCCAAGTTCCACCCGCTAGATTTAAACGAGATTTATTTGCTGATGTAACTAGTCTTTTTGGTTCAGCTAATTCCATTGCCAACTCTTACAAGATAACTGGACAATCACAATATTCATCATGGTTGGCAAATCAAGTAGCCAATGGTTTCCAACATCTCACCAATAGTAATGAGAATATTATCAAAGCAGTCAAGTCTGAGGCACAGGCGCTTCTAACCGTTAGTCACTCATTTTTCAACCAGACCCGCACCCTTGAACATGACTTAGCCTGTAGAACATATGCACGGGATTTATTCGCCACAGCCAAACAAGAAATCCTGGATCTCCGTCTGCAAAAGACCCCTAGGCATGTCCTAAGTGATTTGATTGAAATCTTAGACTTGCATAGGTGGTCTACGTCagaaaaaatgaaagacattaacTATTCTGAATTGTTATCGACTTTAATGATGTATACTGGTACTGAATGTGCAAAATGTATTGGTTTCTTTGTCACCTTTCCACTTATCCATCCAGAACAGGTATTCCCAAATTCAACAACCATAAGATCCATTGGAGTAGTGGTAAAAGATCAAGTGATCAAATGGGACCATCTCACAGGGTATATGACTTTAGGTAACACTGAGACCTTGTTCACTTCTCGCACTTGTTGTCATGAAACATCCAATTATGTAATTTGTACCTGTAATACGCTAAAGCCTTTTTCACAGAATGACTCTAAAATCATCAGTGTTCAATCTCTACATGGGCATTCTGATGCCATTCAAGTTTCACACACGCAGTGGTGTGTCACCAGCGAAATGAACTCTTTCTCTTATGGGGGTTTGACTTGCCCCTCGAACCACAGTTTCTGCCTGGAAGTCACAGAAGACTTCTCCATGGGTCAGATCAACATCTTGGGGAGGGTCCCACTGGACTTAGACCTCTCCCCTTGGTGGGACGACACATTCTACGAGCAGGGCACCCAGGCTCTGACGGATACAATGAGTCTGGTGGAACGGACCGTTCGGGACACGAACTACCACATCACCCAAGCACAGGTGCAGGCAAACCTAGCCAAGAAGACGGCCGAGATCCTGTCCAGCTCCTCCACACGATCTGCACAGTACGCATACACTTGGTGGGACTGGGTGTTCAGAGCATGTGTACTCGCTAGTATCCTCACATTCACTGCCACCCTAGTCCAGTGTTGCTATATGCGATGTGCCATCCGTTCCCTACGCCGAGCCACCCACACAGCCCTGGTATTGAGTCCGCTACAACTGCCAGGACCGCACAGACTGAAATAA